One region of Aminobacterium colombiense DSM 12261 genomic DNA includes:
- a CDS encoding sensor histidine kinase, producing MKTLKGKVTAVLAFVTVIAFAVSWFLVSGIMKHHLVDSAFDQLKNNTAALSEVIRNEGYSSFQKNFRQWQEIFESRITIINAKGRVILDSATDAETLDNHLNRPEVRQAAKDGVGTTSRYSQTLGAQLVYVVRKVEGGEDDLFIRMAQPLNALQKALSDVRYRFLSYIIMAAFLILGFELWIVRRFFAPLEKIVMAAQAISGGNEARFPLMGDRELQRLSDSLQYMSSRLKGTLEELKIERTTLSTILSSLPVGVILLDKDNRFRFVNDEARNLLGMKVPVEEGQPIERFLTCGEIYPLLKEAKGGVEQAIKVEMPELGKGGRHLSLYGRQTESGPLLVITDLTEEFRQEQARRDFIADAGHEFQTPLTTIRLTAEYLQDELRGNEDVAGHLQSIIQQQERMTQLVDDLLLLSRLESQPPQEAEEELDLAFLVDTITGESLHHPLAEAIDIEKVSPEEALMIGQSRDLARAIRNIIDNAIKYVHEKFGGSGGGKVKIELFSRDSWWVIQVQDNGVGISEEAAATIFDRFSRGDSHRARGQWGSGGYGLGLAIARRIFMAHGGDIALIAANGGQTIFEITLPKEILKV from the coding sequence ATGAAAACACTGAAAGGGAAGGTCACAGCCGTATTAGCTTTTGTTACCGTCATCGCCTTTGCTGTCAGCTGGTTCCTCGTATCGGGAATAATGAAACATCACCTTGTTGACAGCGCTTTCGACCAGCTTAAAAACAATACTGCCGCACTCTCAGAAGTGATCCGGAATGAGGGATATAGCTCTTTTCAAAAGAACTTTCGCCAATGGCAGGAGATATTTGAAAGCCGCATTACCATTATAAACGCCAAAGGAAGGGTTATCCTCGATAGTGCCACTGACGCAGAAACCCTCGACAATCATCTGAACCGTCCAGAAGTCAGGCAGGCTGCGAAGGATGGGGTTGGAACCACCTCAAGATACAGTCAGACCCTTGGAGCCCAGCTTGTCTATGTGGTTCGAAAAGTAGAAGGCGGGGAAGATGATCTGTTCATTCGTATGGCCCAACCCCTCAACGCTCTTCAAAAAGCCCTTTCCGATGTGCGCTATCGTTTTCTTTCGTACATCATTATGGCGGCTTTTCTCATCCTGGGCTTTGAACTATGGATTGTACGCCGGTTCTTTGCCCCTCTCGAAAAGATCGTGATGGCAGCTCAGGCTATATCGGGAGGCAATGAAGCCCGCTTCCCCCTTATGGGCGACCGGGAATTGCAGAGACTTTCCGACTCCCTTCAATACATGTCCTCTCGCCTGAAAGGGACCCTTGAAGAGCTGAAAATAGAAAGAACGACCCTTTCAACAATCCTGTCTTCACTGCCGGTAGGAGTGATCCTCCTCGACAAGGACAACAGGTTCCGGTTCGTGAATGACGAGGCACGAAACCTGCTTGGAATGAAGGTGCCAGTGGAAGAGGGACAACCTATAGAACGGTTTCTAACCTGCGGCGAGATCTACCCTTTGCTTAAAGAAGCAAAGGGGGGAGTGGAACAGGCAATAAAAGTAGAAATGCCGGAGCTCGGCAAGGGGGGTCGCCACCTCAGTCTTTATGGGCGACAGACAGAAAGCGGCCCACTGCTTGTGATTACCGATCTTACAGAAGAATTTCGTCAAGAACAGGCGCGGCGTGATTTTATCGCTGATGCCGGACATGAATTCCAGACACCGCTGACAACAATTCGCCTCACGGCAGAATACCTGCAGGACGAATTGCGTGGCAATGAAGACGTGGCAGGACACTTACAATCTATCATCCAGCAACAGGAAAGAATGACGCAGCTTGTAGATGATCTGCTTCTTCTCTCCCGCCTCGAAAGCCAGCCGCCCCAGGAAGCGGAAGAAGAACTGGATCTGGCCTTTCTTGTGGACACCATAACAGGTGAAAGCCTCCACCACCCACTAGCCGAGGCTATCGACATAGAAAAAGTGTCGCCGGAAGAAGCTTTAATGATAGGCCAGAGCAGAGACCTTGCACGGGCTATACGAAATATCATTGATAACGCTATAAAATACGTTCACGAAAAATTTGGGGGAAGTGGCGGAGGCAAGGTAAAAATCGAACTTTTCAGCAGAGATTCTTGGTGGGTCATTCAAGTGCAGGACAACGGGGTAGGCATTTCAGAAGAAGCCGCCGCTACCATTTTTGACCGTTTCAGCCGCGGCGACAGCCATCGTGCACGGGGACAATGGGGATCAGGCGGTTACGGATTGGGCCTTGCCATAGCAAGAAGAATATTTATGGCCCATGGCGGCGACATCGCCCTCATTGCCGCCAATGGAGGCCAAACAATCTTTGAAATCACCCTGCCCAAGGAAATCTTGAAAGTGTAA
- a CDS encoding TRAP transporter large permease, translating to MHIIIDLLILVTTIILGIPVPFCFMAAALYMGLVFFPDFSFLMTVGFRGLNSLTLLSIPFFIMAGALMGSAGIAEKLTNFANSMLGRIRGGMGAATIVACAIFGAISGTASSAVACIGTIMIPRLEELGYPRNYSTAMVSCAAVLGQLIPPSVPMILYGWVTQQSVAACFLSTVVPGVLTMTLFCVINYFMCKKFPNLQVGKKISKKERNQEIFVATKKGFWSLLMPFIILGGIYGGITTPTESAAVAVLYAILVGFFIHKELKMDILGEAFHNSATTSGVIVLMLFFVTILGRLYTMQRVPMMVADFLLGVSDNKFVILFMVNIFLIIIGMLMDDLSGTMLVAPLLMPLMLKIGVHPIHFAAILGTNLGLGNVTPPTAPILYLGGRIGGVNIDEYIKPALIFMIFGSIPIVLLTTYVPGLSLFLPRLIMGIK from the coding sequence ATGCATATCATTATTGACCTTCTTATACTTGTTACAACTATCATCCTGGGTATACCCGTTCCCTTCTGCTTTATGGCTGCCGCTCTGTATATGGGACTGGTATTTTTCCCAGACTTCTCATTCCTTATGACAGTCGGGTTCCGCGGCCTTAACTCTCTTACTTTGCTGTCGATCCCTTTCTTCATTATGGCCGGGGCCCTTATGGGTTCAGCTGGTATCGCTGAGAAGCTTACAAACTTTGCCAACTCCATGCTCGGACGAATCCGGGGCGGTATGGGGGCGGCCACCATTGTAGCCTGTGCCATTTTTGGTGCCATTTCTGGAACAGCTTCATCTGCGGTAGCCTGTATAGGAACCATCATGATACCCCGTCTCGAAGAGCTGGGATATCCACGAAATTACAGCACAGCTATGGTAAGCTGCGCGGCGGTGCTTGGCCAGCTTATTCCTCCAAGCGTTCCCATGATCCTCTATGGATGGGTAACGCAGCAATCAGTAGCCGCCTGCTTCCTCTCGACAGTTGTACCAGGTGTCCTTACCATGACCCTTTTCTGCGTCATCAACTATTTTATGTGTAAAAAGTTCCCTAATTTGCAGGTGGGGAAAAAGATCTCCAAAAAAGAACGCAACCAAGAAATCTTCGTGGCAACAAAAAAAGGCTTCTGGAGCTTGCTTATGCCCTTCATCATTCTCGGCGGTATCTATGGAGGAATAACAACTCCTACCGAATCAGCTGCCGTTGCCGTTCTTTATGCAATCTTAGTAGGATTTTTCATTCATAAGGAACTCAAAATGGACATTTTAGGCGAAGCCTTTCACAATTCGGCAACAACGAGTGGGGTTATCGTCCTTATGCTCTTCTTCGTCACCATACTTGGGCGCCTATATACTATGCAGCGAGTTCCCATGATGGTCGCCGACTTCCTTCTCGGGGTGTCTGACAACAAATTCGTTATTCTGTTCATGGTCAACATTTTCCTTATCATCATTGGAATGTTGATGGACGACTTGAGCGGAACCATGCTCGTCGCTCCCCTCCTCATGCCCCTTATGCTCAAGATCGGCGTGCACCCCATACACTTTGCGGCAATTCTTGGAACGAACCTGGGACTTGGAAATGTCACCCCTCCGACAGCACCGATCCTCTATTTGGGGGGGCGCATTGGCGGCGTCAACATAGACGAGTACATCAAGCCGGCTCTTATATTCATGATCTTTGGCTCTATACCAATCGTTCTTTTAACAACGTATGTCCCAGGGCTCTCACTGTTCCTTCCCAGACTTATCATGGGAATCAAATAA
- a CDS encoding aspartate aminotransferase family protein: protein MALHIPKCLELVDLDQQMTSPAAKVPYYPLVVDKGKGATVTDVDGNQYIDLLASAGAINTGHCHPKVVEAIKKQTEQLILYTPVYMYHRPLIDLSQKLIEITPGNYRKRVFYGLCGSDANDGAIKMARTATKRKKILSFLRAYHGSTYGAISLSAVSLPMRRGLGPLLPEIHHIPYPDTYRTPFAGMSEEDVTAYSIERIKELFTTCVPAEEVAAIFFEPIQGDAGLIVPPTGYVKALRELCDTYGILLISEEVQQGFGRTGKWFGIENFDVIPDAIVMGKAIASGMPLGGVVAKAELMEQWEAPAHLFTAAGNPVCCAAASATIDVIKEENLRENATEIGAYTLSRFKEMQKRFEFIGDVRGIGLSIGVDLVKDRTTKERNTEAAAKVCYQAWQKGLLLSFFSGSVLRIQPPLVISKQQIDTALAKIEEAFEEYEAGAIPDSVLETVKGW, encoded by the coding sequence ATGGCTTTGCATATTCCTAAGTGTTTAGAGCTCGTTGACCTTGATCAGCAAATGACCTCTCCCGCAGCAAAAGTTCCCTATTACCCGCTGGTTGTCGATAAAGGAAAAGGAGCTACAGTTACAGATGTGGACGGAAATCAGTATATTGACCTTCTTGCCAGCGCAGGCGCTATAAATACTGGACACTGCCACCCAAAAGTCGTTGAAGCCATAAAAAAACAGACAGAGCAGCTTATTCTTTACACGCCAGTATATATGTATCACCGCCCTCTTATCGATCTTTCCCAAAAACTTATTGAAATCACACCAGGAAATTACAGGAAGAGAGTCTTCTATGGCTTATGCGGATCCGACGCAAACGATGGTGCCATAAAAATGGCCCGTACCGCCACAAAAAGAAAGAAGATCCTTTCATTCCTCAGGGCCTATCATGGAAGCACCTACGGGGCTATTTCTCTAAGTGCCGTCAGCCTGCCCATGCGCCGGGGACTCGGCCCGCTACTTCCGGAAATACACCATATCCCCTACCCAGACACTTATAGGACCCCATTTGCGGGAATGAGTGAAGAAGACGTCACTGCCTATTCCATAGAGAGAATAAAGGAACTCTTCACAACATGCGTACCGGCAGAAGAAGTTGCAGCAATATTTTTTGAGCCTATCCAGGGAGACGCTGGACTTATAGTTCCCCCTACAGGTTACGTTAAAGCTTTACGAGAACTCTGTGACACATACGGAATACTTCTGATTTCTGAAGAAGTGCAACAAGGCTTCGGCCGTACAGGCAAATGGTTCGGCATAGAAAACTTCGACGTTATACCCGATGCCATTGTCATGGGTAAGGCCATAGCTTCCGGCATGCCTCTTGGCGGCGTGGTGGCAAAAGCAGAATTAATGGAACAGTGGGAGGCTCCTGCCCATCTCTTCACCGCCGCAGGAAATCCTGTATGTTGCGCTGCTGCCTCTGCTACAATCGATGTCATTAAAGAAGAAAATTTAAGAGAAAACGCCACAGAAATAGGTGCCTACACCCTTTCCCGCTTCAAAGAAATGCAAAAACGGTTTGAATTCATCGGAGATGTGAGAGGCATTGGCCTCTCCATAGGCGTTGATCTTGTAAAAGACAGAACCACTAAAGAAAGAAACACCGAAGCGGCAGCCAAGGTCTGCTATCAAGCATGGCAAAAGGGACTTCTTCTCTCTTTCTTCAGCGGTTCCGTATTGAGAATACAGCCTCCACTTGTCATTTCAAAACAGCAGATCGACACGGCTCTTGCCAAAATAGAAGAAGCCTTTGAAGAGTACGAAGCGGGAGCAATTCCTGACAGTGTATTGGAAACTGTGAAAGGCTGGTAG
- the ortA gene encoding 2-amino-4-oxopentanoate thiolase subunit OrtA: protein MAEEIIKKGSWVQIHYIVLQPSERADNVPEDTKQVPLELWVKGYLDHDASIGSSVTITTVTDRKVQGTLVAQNPPYIHTFGRQIPELLSVGKEFHALISKAGEQA, encoded by the coding sequence ATGGCAGAAGAAATAATCAAAAAAGGAAGCTGGGTTCAAATCCACTATATCGTTCTTCAGCCGTCAGAACGGGCAGATAATGTTCCTGAAGATACAAAACAGGTTCCCCTGGAGCTCTGGGTAAAAGGGTATTTGGACCATGACGCTTCTATCGGAAGTTCCGTCACAATAACAACCGTGACCGACAGAAAAGTACAGGGAACTCTGGTGGCTCAGAATCCTCCCTACATACACACCTTTGGTCGTCAGATTCCTGAACTCCTATCTGTTGGCAAAGAGTTTCATGCCCTTATTTCCAAGGCAGGTGAACAAGCATGA
- a CDS encoding aspartate/glutamate racemase family protein, translated as MSLATKEPSKILGILGGMGPAATAEFMRLLAVKAPAARDQEHPKLYVLSNPQIPDRSSAILGRGKSPAPALKEGLLTLARWGADILAVPCNTAHYFIDSFREELPVPFVHIIEATVELAAERSREGAWLLATSGTKRSGMYERYAEKKGYPFFLPTEEDQGKVQETIILVKANRLREAGLLLQGVVEKLWKEREVPIVAACTELPLAYDASDLPELGMVSSLGALAEGCLRLLYSNN; from the coding sequence ATGAGCTTGGCAACAAAAGAACCTTCTAAAATACTTGGAATTCTTGGCGGTATGGGGCCGGCAGCCACTGCTGAATTTATGAGGTTGCTTGCGGTGAAGGCTCCGGCTGCACGTGATCAGGAACATCCTAAATTGTACGTTCTTTCCAACCCTCAAATTCCTGACCGCAGCAGTGCGATTCTTGGGCGGGGGAAAAGCCCGGCTCCAGCGCTGAAAGAAGGATTGCTGACCCTTGCGCGATGGGGAGCGGATATTTTAGCTGTTCCCTGTAATACAGCCCACTATTTTATCGACTCTTTCCGAGAGGAGTTGCCTGTGCCCTTTGTGCATATTATCGAGGCCACAGTGGAACTGGCTGCAGAGAGAAGCCGTGAGGGGGCGTGGCTTCTTGCCACAAGTGGAACGAAGCGGAGTGGGATGTATGAGCGATATGCCGAAAAGAAAGGGTATCCCTTTTTTTTGCCTACAGAGGAAGATCAGGGCAAAGTACAGGAAACCATTATTCTTGTTAAGGCCAACAGGTTGAGAGAGGCTGGGTTGCTTCTTCAGGGTGTTGTGGAGAAGCTCTGGAAGGAACGGGAAGTTCCCATTGTAGCTGCCTGTACGGAATTACCCCTGGCTTACGATGCTTCTGATTTGCCTGAGTTGGGCATGGTTTCGAGTTTGGGAGCCCTTGCGGAAGGGTGTCTCAGACTGCTGTATTCAAATAATTGA
- a CDS encoding folate family ECF transporter S component, whose translation MQRNHFSVQELVYFSLLIALNIVLTRMASIRIPIAGIETLRIGFGALPVIFAGYYFGAKAGGVVGALGDVVGFWINPMGAYMPHFTLTAALTGILPALLLKVFKSKDQHPLWQVMVVIGISQLVTSVLLVPYFLQMLFGIPLVTTVPAQLQTQLIQVPLYAILLRGIAKRLLVMAG comes from the coding sequence ATGCAAAGGAATCACTTTTCAGTTCAGGAACTGGTCTATTTTTCTCTTCTCATAGCGTTGAACATTGTTTTGACCCGTATGGCCAGCATCAGAATTCCAATAGCGGGTATCGAAACTCTTCGTATCGGATTTGGAGCGCTGCCGGTTATCTTTGCCGGATACTATTTTGGCGCCAAGGCCGGCGGGGTAGTGGGTGCCCTAGGAGATGTGGTGGGTTTCTGGATCAATCCCATGGGAGCGTATATGCCCCATTTCACACTAACAGCCGCTTTAACGGGGATCCTTCCAGCCCTTCTGCTGAAGGTTTTTAAATCAAAAGATCAGCATCCCCTTTGGCAAGTTATGGTTGTTATCGGGATAAGCCAATTGGTAACATCTGTGCTTCTCGTTCCCTATTTTTTGCAGATGTTGTTTGGAATACCCCTCGTAACAACAGTTCCAGCCCAACTGCAGACACAACTCATACAGGTTCCTCTGTATGCTATATTACTGCGTGGAATAGCTAAAAGGCTTCTGGTTATGGCAGGGTAG
- a CDS encoding metallophosphoesterase — MGLFVLVITLYIAIYGGMTWMVLTSLVRVLALRGIAVWVCNIWGALMVASPLLLRRWDGLGHSELRHIAAWIAYVWMGFVFFAFCLLLLFFVFRILFWCRRVALSDLGLRCCSSIALFLAFLCCLLGYSQAWDIKVNYIKVETAKLPPEWPYVRVAQISDVHLGLIVREDRLKKIVEAIEASSPHLVVSTGDLVDGQMDGRQKEIDLLQSLSAPLGKFAVTGNHEVYAGLNQAASFIEECGFQMIRNEVLALAPLLLAGVDDDDIKMAESFSSSEQNLLSSLSPHRFRLFLKHRPVVMEDSIDFFDLQLSGHVHGGQMWPFTFVTRAVYPMGTGLHRLKNGAMLYVTSGAGTWGPPMRFLAAPEVVIIDIVSSETAKK; from the coding sequence ATGGGGCTTTTTGTACTTGTTATTACTCTATATATAGCTATTTATGGCGGAATGACGTGGATGGTATTGACTTCCCTTGTTCGAGTTCTGGCCTTGCGAGGGATAGCAGTGTGGGTATGCAATATATGGGGAGCTCTCATGGTGGCTTCTCCCCTTTTGCTCCGTCGATGGGATGGGCTGGGACACAGCGAACTTCGCCATATCGCGGCGTGGATTGCTTATGTGTGGATGGGTTTTGTCTTTTTTGCCTTTTGCCTTTTGTTGCTTTTTTTTGTTTTTCGCATTCTTTTTTGGTGCCGAAGGGTTGCGTTGAGTGATTTAGGGCTGAGGTGTTGTTCGTCAATAGCTCTTTTTCTGGCTTTTCTATGTTGTCTTTTGGGGTACTCTCAAGCCTGGGATATTAAGGTGAACTACATCAAGGTGGAAACTGCCAAGTTGCCCCCGGAGTGGCCATATGTGCGCGTTGCCCAGATTTCAGATGTACACTTGGGGCTTATAGTTCGTGAAGATCGGCTGAAAAAGATCGTTGAAGCCATTGAAGCCTCTAGTCCCCACCTTGTGGTTTCCACTGGGGATTTGGTGGATGGACAGATGGATGGACGGCAGAAGGAGATCGATCTGTTGCAAAGCCTTTCTGCACCCTTGGGCAAATTTGCCGTAACCGGGAACCATGAAGTATACGCGGGGCTCAATCAGGCCGCATCATTTATTGAGGAATGCGGTTTTCAGATGATCAGAAATGAGGTTCTAGCTCTCGCCCCCCTTCTACTTGCTGGCGTGGATGATGACGATATAAAAATGGCAGAGTCCTTTTCCTCATCAGAGCAGAATCTTCTTTCTTCTTTGTCCCCTCACCGGTTTCGTTTGTTTTTAAAGCACCGGCCCGTAGTGATGGAAGACTCCATTGATTTTTTTGATTTGCAATTATCGGGACATGTCCATGGCGGGCAAATGTGGCCCTTTACTTTTGTGACTCGGGCTGTGTATCCTATGGGAACAGGCCTTCATAGACTAAAAAACGGGGCAATGCTTTATGTTACCTCCGGGGCAGGGACGTGGGGCCCCCCCATGCGTTTTTTGGCCGCTCCTGAAGTCGTTATTATAGATATTGTGAGCAGTGAAACAGCAAAAAAATAA
- a CDS encoding TRAP transporter small permease, with product MKKAFLLLWFTLGKIQRYIMVITSIILVSLVIAQVLLRYVLKLPIMGIEELACLVGFWMYMTGAATGSRERSHIQADLLHVLIKDARFFAWAKTVTSIMTTLLTFIMTQWAWNYVVWSFKSWERSPALMIPMIFAQTSLLVSSFLMSFYSFVMTVDYARSALGYPKLNLPYNSKNWQGFCNEISRKEEGF from the coding sequence ATGAAAAAAGCGTTTCTTCTCTTATGGTTCACTCTTGGGAAAATACAGCGCTACATTATGGTTATAACATCTATTATTCTTGTAAGCCTTGTTATAGCACAGGTTTTATTACGGTATGTTTTGAAGCTTCCTATTATGGGCATTGAGGAACTGGCATGTCTCGTAGGATTCTGGATGTATATGACCGGTGCCGCAACTGGCTCGCGAGAAAGAAGCCACATCCAGGCTGATTTGCTTCATGTACTTATTAAGGATGCCCGATTCTTTGCCTGGGCAAAAACAGTTACGTCTATTATGACCACTCTTCTCACTTTTATCATGACACAATGGGCATGGAATTATGTCGTATGGTCTTTTAAAAGCTGGGAACGTTCACCTGCCCTTATGATCCCCATGATTTTTGCCCAAACGAGCCTCCTGGTAAGCTCTTTCCTCATGAGTTTCTATTCTTTTGTTATGACAGTGGATTATGCACGCTCAGCATTAGGGTATCCAAAACTTAATCTGCCCTACAACAGTAAAAACTGGCAGGGTTTTTGCAATGAAATTTCAAGGAAGGAGGAGGGCTTTTAA
- the dctP gene encoding TRAP transporter substrate-binding protein DctP, whose product MNDRKRWAFTLLVLFALALTLGTFVQQAEAAKPKYQWRMAQVHPVDSDFDIRAKEFARKVFERTDGQIKIDVFSGGVLGDWTETFEMLMRGTIELNVAQANSNFDPKLNLAYYFPYVVKDIEEAKKAYGPDGWAFDIIKDLWATHNIKALAVLPIGMSGVSLSKKPDNYADPTVNKGMKVRVMPIKPCEATYEALGYIPTPIPYAEAYSAIQTGIADGQMGGPPFQAWQFKDVNKVWIQYNDYFESWWFSINMDVWNKLTPEEQEIIQQAANEESLIRWDNVAKEDEEYRQKLHNEYDWEIVILTPEELENCAKVVRQKVWPKMEELVGKDIMERVYEGSGVPRQ is encoded by the coding sequence ATGAACGATAGAAAACGTTGGGCCTTTACACTACTTGTATTATTTGCACTCGCATTGACCCTTGGCACTTTTGTCCAGCAAGCTGAAGCAGCGAAACCCAAATACCAGTGGCGTATGGCACAAGTCCACCCGGTAGACAGTGACTTTGACATTCGCGCAAAAGAATTTGCGAGAAAAGTTTTCGAGAGAACAGACGGACAGATCAAAATTGATGTCTTCTCTGGCGGGGTTCTTGGAGACTGGACAGAAACCTTTGAAATGCTCATGCGAGGCACGATCGAGCTCAATGTGGCCCAGGCAAACTCTAACTTTGATCCCAAACTGAATTTGGCATACTACTTCCCTTACGTCGTAAAAGACATTGAAGAAGCCAAAAAGGCTTATGGTCCTGACGGATGGGCTTTTGACATCATTAAAGACCTTTGGGCAACCCATAACATCAAAGCCCTGGCCGTTCTGCCCATAGGGATGTCTGGTGTTTCTCTAAGCAAGAAACCCGACAACTATGCAGATCCAACAGTAAACAAAGGGATGAAAGTACGCGTTATGCCCATTAAACCCTGCGAAGCCACATATGAAGCGCTAGGATATATTCCTACGCCCATTCCATACGCAGAGGCATACAGTGCCATTCAGACCGGTATTGCTGATGGCCAGATGGGCGGACCCCCTTTCCAGGCCTGGCAGTTCAAAGACGTCAATAAGGTCTGGATCCAGTATAATGATTATTTTGAATCATGGTGGTTCTCCATCAACATGGATGTCTGGAACAAGCTGACTCCAGAAGAGCAGGAAATTATACAGCAGGCTGCTAATGAAGAATCCCTTATTCGTTGGGATAATGTTGCAAAGGAAGACGAAGAATATCGTCAGAAGCTGCACAACGAATATGACTGGGAAATCGTTATACTGACTCCGGAAGAATTGGAAAACTGCGCAAAAGTCGTAAGGCAAAAAGTTTGGCCGAAAATGGAAGAGCTCGTTGGCAAGGATATTATGGAACGAGTTTATGAGGGATCAGGCGTTCCTCGTCAATAA
- a CDS encoding IclR family transcriptional regulator, translating to MEQAKKNPPVLSVIKALKILELLNEKGTLTISEISASLKINKSTVSRLLSTLSEGGYTKRISRNTGYVNTLKLFEMGNREVERLGIWQMAQPYLKHLACETRETINLAILSGASLIYIDKIESPDAVRVGLGSSKRVPAYCTGLGKAMLAFMEKEKVKKILSTVDFVHFTPTTITSPELLFKNFEEIRERGVAYDDCEYEEGLACVAAPIINARNEVVASMSIAYPRSRYGKNSSEERAFSNLIRNVTHSFSLDLRYMGDNLIF from the coding sequence TTGGAACAAGCTAAAAAAAACCCACCAGTACTCTCCGTAATAAAAGCCTTGAAAATTCTGGAACTCCTTAATGAAAAGGGCACACTTACTATATCGGAGATCAGTGCCTCCTTAAAGATAAATAAAAGCACTGTTTCCAGGCTTCTATCTACTCTTTCCGAGGGGGGATATACAAAAAGGATTTCTCGCAATACCGGCTACGTTAACACCTTGAAATTATTCGAAATGGGAAACAGAGAAGTTGAACGCCTTGGCATATGGCAAATGGCTCAACCTTATCTTAAGCATTTAGCATGTGAAACCAGGGAAACCATAAACCTGGCTATTTTATCAGGAGCCTCACTAATATATATTGATAAGATCGAAAGCCCTGATGCAGTGCGAGTAGGGCTCGGCTCCAGCAAAAGGGTTCCCGCATACTGCACAGGCCTTGGCAAAGCCATGCTCGCATTTATGGAAAAAGAAAAGGTTAAGAAAATATTGAGCACGGTGGATTTTGTGCATTTTACACCTACAACCATCACTTCACCCGAGCTCCTTTTCAAGAATTTTGAAGAGATAAGAGAACGAGGTGTTGCCTACGACGACTGCGAGTACGAAGAAGGACTAGCCTGTGTCGCTGCTCCCATAATCAACGCAAGAAACGAAGTGGTTGCATCCATGAGCATAGCGTACCCTCGCTCTCGCTATGGAAAAAACAGCTCAGAAGAGAGGGCTTTTTCTAATCTTATTCGTAATGTAACACATTCTTTTTCTCTGGATCTCAGATATATGGGGGATAATCTGATCTTTTAA